A genomic region of Colletotrichum destructivum chromosome 5, complete sequence contains the following coding sequences:
- a CDS encoding Putative Zinc finger C2H2-type, with amino-acid sequence MAMETSSSFTARRQATQALPPFHLPSSQDIPSMSRNLHQYPFNYHNQPLQSPSTWQAPAMITPSAPPSSSSATSNTQHSPNTASSGLTSPSGVPGEGLSPLSSGVNTTSSQSSYYPSGVHGSWPTPSTSYQLSSGNPQALNQPSQYASRASTYEQQSPMSYSRTSQSPATGGEGLPAPPYGQHQSFQSGYSTGGTGSTPVSLPSQGPPTPQAGILGSHAAVSTQPPTPGAVPSHVDSYTQSRPPVTPSSYYSTSSASQQSPFPSFQQHTSPNAHSPTTSGGPGRGLASLQHPSAMAPPNSYRYGYHVPSMGGPIMSNLTSPGHQMSLVPGMGVPGGYGAHHLGTSMYGHGHGGQPNPQTERPFKCDQCPQSFNRNHDLKRHKRIHLAVKPFPCNFCDKSFSRKDALKRHRLVKGCGNKDGDNQNDNGRRSPQEHSDDGTPPLKRD; translated from the coding sequence ATGGCCATGGAAACTTCTTCGAGCTTTACGGCTCGGAGACAAGCGACCCAGGCTCTGCCGCCTTTCCATCTGCCATCGTCCCAAGATATACCCAGTATGAGTAGAAATCTTCATCAATACCCCTTCAATTATCACAATCAGCCTCTTCAATCACCATCAACGTGGCAGGCCCCGGCGATGATCACGCCGTCGGCtccgccatcctcctcctccgccacctcaAATACCCAACACTCTCCCAATACCGCCAGCTCTGGTCTAACATCGCCTTCAGGAGTGCCAGGTGAAGGATTAAGCCCGCTCTCCTCCGGCGTCAACACCACGAGCTCGCAAAGTTCCTATTACCCGTCGGGCGTCCACGGGTCATGGCCGACTCCGTCAACGTCCTACCAGCTCAGCTCTGGCAACCCCCAAGCCCTCAATCAGCCGTCACAGTACGCATCCCGAGCAAGTACCTACGAGCAGCAATCCCCAATGTCCTATTCTCGCACTTCGCAGTCTCCCGCGACTGGGGGCGAGGGTCTGCCTGCGCCGCCCTACGGACAGCACCAGTCCTTCCAGTCGGGCTACTCTACGGGAGGAACGGGCTCTACTCCAGTCAGTTTGCCTTCCCAGGGCCCCCCAACGCCCCAGGCTGGGATTCTCGGATCCCATGCCGCAGTCTCGACGCAGCCACCCACGCCCGGCGCTGTCCCTTCACACGTTGACTCGTATACGCAGTCCCGGCCACCAGTGACGCCCAGCAGCTACTACTCGACGTCTTCCGCCTCCCAACAGTCCCCCTTTCCCAGCTTCCAACAACACACGTCTCCCAACGCCCACTCCCCGACGACATCAGGCGGCCCCGGTAGGGGTCTTGCTTCTCTGCAACACCCTTCGGCCATGGCCCCTCCCAACTCGTACCGCTACGGGTATCATGTTCCGTCAATGGGAGGACCTATCATGTCAAACCTCACTTCGCCCGGTCACCAAATGTCGCTTGTTCCGGGGATGGGCGTTCCCGGCGGGTACGGAGCCCATCATCTCGGCACATCGATGtacggccacggccacggcggaCAGCCGAACCCTCAGACGGAGCGGCCCTTTAAGTGCGACCAGTGCCCTCAATCCTTCAACCGGAACCATGATTTGAAGAGACACAAGCGGATCCACCTCGCTGTGAAGCCCTTTCCTTGCAACTTTTGTGACAAGAGCTTTTCTCGTAAGGATGCTCTGAAG